A genome region from Methylohalobius crimeensis 10Ki includes the following:
- a CDS encoding response regulator transcription factor yields the protein MSDQPRLLLVDDDETFCWVLERALKKRGFDVAVARTVESGLEQATQLTPEYAVIDLRIGHDSGLVLVKKLKELDINTRIVILTGYASIATAVEAIKLGAVHYLTKPADADEIVAALHKQSGDPDVELKDKPLSVKRMEWEYLQKVLMEHEGNISAAARALGMHRRTLQRKLDKRPVKE from the coding sequence ATGAGTGATCAACCGCGGCTGTTATTGGTCGACGATGACGAAACCTTTTGCTGGGTGCTCGAGCGAGCCTTGAAAAAACGCGGTTTCGATGTGGCGGTCGCCCGGACCGTGGAATCCGGTTTGGAACAGGCGACCCAATTAACCCCCGAATATGCGGTGATCGATCTTAGAATCGGCCACGATTCGGGATTGGTCTTGGTCAAGAAACTGAAAGAGCTGGATATCAATACCCGCATCGTGATATTGACCGGCTATGCCAGTATCGCCACGGCGGTGGAAGCGATCAAGTTGGGCGCCGTTCATTATTTGACCAAGCCGGCCGATGCGGACGAGATCGTCGCCGCACTCCATAAGCAAAGCGGAGACCCGGACGTGGAGTTAAAAGATAAGCCCTTGTCGGTCAAGCGGATGGAGTGGGAGTATTTGCAGAAGGTGTTGATGGAGCACGAAGGAAACATTTCCGCAGCCGCGAGGGCGCTCGGGATGCATCGACGAACTTTGCAGCGTAAACTAGACAAGCGGCCGGTCAAGGAATGA
- a CDS encoding ATP-binding protein, with protein MLYPSIDSADAARRNLKWLFVLRNLLITGDALIIGITVYDLGVPLPINPLWGIISVMVAVNCLTWYRLQEKRPVTELELFCHLCLDALGITGLLYFAGGTSNPMAWFLLLPLIITATVLPQRYTWYMVFLACGAYTFLIVYYHPLPPLPVAEVQTDRLPLELLEDYPGFGLRAFGTWVGFVFSAGLVAYFVVEMANTLRERERRLAEAREQSLRDEQVVALGTLAAGAAHEIGTPLGTMTILVQELLEDYPGGDHAELRQRLLIFKDQIERCKNALAVMSASAGQRRAESGHMEEVRRYLEKLVQQWRQQYSGARLKFQVTKEDPRAKIIAERTLSHALINILNNAAEVSPEVVELTASWDCYRLELLIIDQGPGINPGLTQQLGRYPVVSSKQGLGVGLFLSYATVERLGGEIEMQSMPAGGTRTHIQLPLLNQHAEEESDE; from the coding sequence ATGCTGTACCCTTCCATCGATTCCGCCGATGCCGCACGACGCAATCTCAAGTGGTTGTTTGTATTGCGGAATTTATTGATCACCGGCGATGCTTTAATCATTGGCATTACGGTTTACGATCTCGGCGTTCCCCTGCCCATCAATCCCTTGTGGGGCATTATCTCGGTAATGGTGGCGGTGAATTGTCTCACTTGGTATCGGCTGCAAGAAAAACGTCCGGTCACCGAGCTGGAATTGTTTTGCCACTTATGCCTGGATGCTTTGGGAATTACCGGCTTGTTGTATTTTGCCGGAGGGACCTCCAATCCCATGGCATGGTTTCTATTATTGCCGCTGATCATCACCGCTACCGTTTTGCCTCAACGCTATACCTGGTACATGGTATTCCTGGCTTGCGGCGCCTATACTTTTTTGATTGTTTATTACCATCCTCTACCCCCGCTTCCCGTTGCGGAAGTGCAAACCGATCGCTTGCCCTTGGAGTTATTGGAAGACTATCCGGGGTTCGGATTGCGCGCTTTCGGTACCTGGGTGGGGTTCGTTTTCAGTGCCGGTTTGGTGGCTTATTTCGTGGTGGAAATGGCCAATACGCTGCGAGAGCGAGAGCGCAGGCTCGCGGAAGCACGCGAACAAAGTTTGCGCGACGAACAAGTGGTGGCCTTGGGAACCCTGGCCGCCGGAGCCGCCCACGAGATCGGCACCCCTTTGGGCACGATGACGATTCTGGTGCAAGAGCTGCTGGAGGATTATCCCGGTGGGGATCATGCGGAATTACGTCAGCGCCTGCTGATTTTCAAGGATCAAATCGAACGTTGCAAAAACGCGTTGGCGGTGATGTCGGCCTCCGCCGGCCAAAGGCGGGCCGAATCAGGGCACATGGAAGAAGTTCGACGCTATTTGGAAAAACTGGTCCAGCAATGGCGTCAACAGTATTCCGGCGCCCGCTTGAAGTTCCAAGTCACGAAAGAGGATCCCCGAGCCAAAATCATTGCCGAGCGGACATTGAGCCATGCTCTGATCAACATTCTCAACAACGCCGCCGAAGTTTCGCCGGAGGTGGTGGAATTAACCGCGTCCTGGGATTGTTATCGGCTCGAACTGTTGATTATCGATCAAGGTCCCGGCATCAATCCGGGCTTGACCCAACAGCTGGGCAGATATCCGGTGGTGTCTTCCAAGCAGGGCTTGGGTGTGGGCTTGTTTTTATCCTATGCCACCGTGGAACGCCTGGGGGGAGAAATCGAAATGCAATCCATGCCCGCCGGCGGAACCCGGACTCACATTCAACTGCCTTTGCTGAATCAGCACGCCGAGGAGGAAAGCGATGAGTGA
- a CDS encoding GlcG/HbpS family heme-binding protein, translating into MWNRLFAIGLTAWFTLADAGELAPLQRATLSMNDALQAAKAAKAALADCQAKGYEIGAAVVDDAGHSLVSLRSNGAGPHTLDSSWRKAYTALSLRKPTHELARMIAKDPEIQALHDMNESILILGGGLPIRADGHVVGGIGVGGAPGAMLDVACARAGLKAIGVELDDG; encoded by the coding sequence ATGTGGAATCGGTTGTTCGCGATAGGGTTGACGGCTTGGTTCACGCTTGCTGATGCCGGCGAATTGGCGCCGCTTCAGCGCGCCACGCTGTCCATGAACGATGCTTTGCAGGCGGCCAAGGCGGCCAAGGCGGCGCTGGCGGATTGTCAAGCCAAAGGCTATGAAATCGGCGCCGCCGTGGTGGATGACGCCGGACACTCGCTGGTATCGCTGCGCAGTAACGGCGCCGGCCCCCATACCCTGGATAGCAGTTGGCGCAAAGCCTATACGGCGTTGAGCTTACGTAAGCCGACGCACGAGTTGGCGCGCATGATCGCCAAGGATCCCGAGATCCAGGCATTGCACGACATGAATGAGTCGATCTTGATACTCGGTGGCGGTTTGCCGATCCGTGCCGATGGGCATGTCGTGGGCGGAATCGGCGTGGGCGGAGCGCCCGGCGCGATGCTGGATGTGGCTTGTGCGCGGGCCGGCCTCAAGGCGATCGGAGTGGAATTGGACGATGGATAA